TGATTTAGATAAATGATTGaggattattaataacaaaatatataaattatggatattatattataaataataaataaaacttacaGGCAACCAGTGTCATCACTAGTTGAATCAATTCGTGAAGGGGTTGTGATTAAGTTTGTAGCATCCGGTGAAATAGAAGTTGATTTGGATTCATCACTTAATTCATTGAATCCACTATCTCCACCATATgtctctataataatattaactatatacttctttattataaaaataattgaagacTAAAGAactatttaagataaaaactcgtacttttttcttttttttctatttccattgatttttcttttttctgtattAATTTTACCATGTAAAAGCAATCTTTTAGATATCTTTTAGGTTTaccagatattataatatagaaaataatattcatatgaataaaaacacatttaagataaatttcatcacaataaatcattttgaaaatgttcaaaattggCGGGGTGCCATTAAATCAGATACAACAGCACGTATCGTTCGTGTATAATGAAAATCATGCCATCTGTGAACGTCCATCGAATGTACTGTACACCTTTGCACTGAGAttagtttttctattttcactgTGAATTTTCGCACAAATGGTCACTTCTATAAAGAATGTGTTTTAGGAAGCAGTTCAAAAATTACAGTTAATTAACAAGTAATTTTATTggagcaaaataaaaatttggtaACATCGCAATTACAtactcgataaaattaaaaatgaactaCGAAGCTACTTAGATATGCGACATACACAGAAACTGTCATGGCGGCTCTTGTCTTCAATCAACTACGAACGAACGATAACCAACGCAAGGAAAGCGGACGCCTTCTTAACCGCCATCTTGCAATcttgtaaatttcattaatgaattgaccatatttttgtcaaaataCCTTCGGGATCTTCATTGGGGATATCATGCGATGTCTCACAATCTTGGAAATCAGGTTTCTGGCTACTGGTACCACTATAACCGATGCCGTCAACTTTTCGTCGTTTTGCTGGGGATGAATATTCTGGCAGCTCCGAGCCTGACGCCATTTTCAACAGCAATGCAATGCATAGTTAGATGCACAACCGTTGCCACAACAGAGGTCGCCTGTGTTCTTAATATCTTTCCCCTCcactttttagatttatactGGCAATATAAAAGCatcagaaagaagaaaaagagatcgaTATACATTTTacgtaattttgattaaacttagttgctttaatattttattaaataaatttcgaattatcattcaaaaatttatttatctttttatatcatattggaaaaatttacatcataagagaaaaattttattcgatatcgtatcttgatttatttattattagagcacatttttatatcgttatcTAAATacgcatttattttaatattattaatatttcttattacatattatattttaatattttacagatttttaatcaatttttaaattattattagaatattgatatttttagttcagagtaatttaaatagtttttattttcacaaagtcgtaaatatattatatattttgaatgcaatttttatatttatatattttaatactaatttattttaactattttaaattatagaataatttttataatataatatgtatgatagaataatatacaataagattattatatattatatatatataaactaatttacgatatattaaaattttaatataacaattaaaattatttattatataaatttacatactatttatatgtgaaaatttaaaaaattttttttataattaaataataattaaataataatataaaataaatttaaaaaatttattttattatatatataatatatttattatttatatttatttattcgttaagaattttatttttatcgtcattatttttatcgaatttatatttttttacattacatttaaattaataattttatatagattaattagatttataatttagatttatatatacaattttaaataatatatgtgtaaaaattatacaattatatataaaatcaatttaatatattttataaaattctaatttttacagAGATatgttttagtttttattataattatttaaatatattaacgcgGTGAACATTTGAGTTAAAGAATATGATTCTCGACATATTCAGAGTAAATGATTTAAACTAATTTTAGAAAACGTGTGAACGCGATCTCTGTTCACGAGTATAACGTGATAATAgtgtaaatcaaaattttatccagTCTAACATCGAAAATGATAGATTTACGTGATGAAAATgctaaaaatacaataaatggTGGAAAATAtagcaatttaaatataccaggtaaattaaaaaaattaacgattaaaataatagtatacaAAATTTGCATGAATTTGGAAAgcagtaatataattatattatgtatgatataatttatttatcatatataatattattttacaatagaaaagattaagatttgtaacttataatttatttgtattattaattgatataatatacgaattaagtatgtgtaattaattaaacatgatTATGTATAAcctcaatatatttatagtaatacTGAAATAATActtagttattatatttttaatataaaaaaaattcttgtgtaatttatataattgtgtaatgtatttcataaatgaaaacattatgatatataaaacactttttatattagtagataaataattaagtaaaaaaaaaaatatgataacttcaatatatcgaaattttattttaaaaaataaatatagaagtatggtaattaaaactttaaatatttatttaaatatttagtgattaataatataatttttattcataaagatttgatttttatataaaggatattatttatataaataatatttatatttttgtttaaagaaTTCAATTCCAATgtgatgatatataaattatatgtatatattgaattaatatataatatatacataagaaaatacataatgtatgtaataagatttttataacattggaattgtaaaatatattataatttatttatttatcattttgaaaaaattatataaaattgcaaaatcgatttataaatatatttgtatatattgtacacatatatatataattcatatatatatcaataaatatttaataattaatatcaaaattaaatatttttttcttatattttatattatttcccaGTAACATCACAACAAGGATTAGCGCCACTTAGTccctatttaaattttgatcctGCATATCTTCCTCCAAGCCAaccagaatatatatttccggAAGGAGCAGCAAAACAAAGAGGAAGATTTGAATTGGCTTTTAGTCAGATTGGTGCAGCATGTATTATAGGAGCTGGTATTGGAGGTGCTACTGGTTTATATAGAGGCATTAAAGCAACATCTTTAGCTGACCAAACTGGTAAACTTAGAAGAACACAGTATgtattcaagaatttttagttgtgtattaaaatgaaaaaatttatattctacaataatatattatttataaataaattttttttatagattaatcaATCATGTTATGAAAAGTGGATCTTCATTAGCAAATACATTTGGAATAGTATCAGTAATGTATAGTGGATTTGGTGTGCTTTTATCTTGGGTCAGAGGTACAGATGATTCCTTAAATACATTAGCAGCAGCAACTGGAACAGGAATGTTGTTCAAATCTACAAGTATGttccatttaaataatatatattatagtctaaattgaaaattattattgtgtaaataatgattaattgtttttagcTGGCTTAAAAAAATGTGCATTGGGTGGTTGTATAGGACTAGGAATAGCATCTGTATATTGCTTATGGACTAATCGAGAAGCCTTACTGGAATTGAGGCATCGCAATATAAATCCAGCGTAAGACTGTGTGTAACAGCAAAAACTCTGAATAttcctaaatatttttcttatagtgatttaaatttcttagtaGTACTAACAAAGGAATAATAGAAGGGTTTGCATTctgtaattgatataaattatatatgaatgattatttttacaaaggtTACCAAAGGTGATTAATTTTACCATTCCTCTTTCCAAACatgtaaatgtatttaattacatatttaagtcaattgtttatcattttgacatgtttattacaaaaaatttatctattcttatattttttcattctcattGTTAAAATACTATATAGCTTTGTtgagtttataataattattttttttctttattataatatatattctttatatatcattattattaatatataatataatgttatatataaaattgatttttattattcttcaaatatgtattatattcttagataaaattaatattcaatatatgcacatatagatatttgattctataaaaacgaaaataaattacgttttgatatatatttataattttaatatttatataatttttattgttagatTAAGAAAATTGCATTTGTAGTAACAATTTGTACTACATTTTAGctatattctattttccaGAAACTTATATGacttttattaacttattaaaaataaagaaaaaagaaaatttgaaagagaagaggaaaagaaaatccagagaaaaaaataaaaagagcgAAATAAactgattaaataaaacaaattttactaTTGTTTTTcccataatataaaaattaaataaaaatttattataaatattctgattACATGCATTGcatgcataatataatataaattatgaatacgaTGTTATTCTCACAGAtatattacttcttttttacagatctaaataataaataggagGAACGAGATTTCAAGCTACTAGAAATTCATACAACGAAagcaaattattttgtatatagaaaatcatatttgaagattctataaaatataaacattttagtaaaaataaatcaaatcaatatGCAAtacaaataaaggaaaatcTGTAgcactattatatatatgcgcacatattgtgttttatatatattataatagtaattatttcattttaa
The DNA window shown above is from Apis cerana isolate GH-2021 linkage group LG4, AcerK_1.0, whole genome shotgun sequence and carries:
- the LOC108000891 gene encoding mitochondrial import inner membrane translocase subunit Tim23 isoform X3 — translated: MIDLRDENAKNTINGGKYSNLNIPVTSQQGLAPLSPYLNFDPAYLPPSQPEYIFPEGAAKQRGRFELAFSQIGAACIIGAGIGGATGLYRGIKATSLADQTGKLRRTQLINHVMKSGSSLANTFGIVSVMYSGFGVLLSWVRGTDDSLNTLAAATGTGMLFKSTTGLKKCALGGCIGLGIASVYCLWTNREALLELRHRNINPA
- the LOC108000891 gene encoding mitochondrial import inner membrane translocase subunit Tim23 isoform X1; amino-acid sequence: MIDLRDENAKNTINGGKYSNLNIPVTSQQGLAPLSPYLNFDPAYLPPSQPEYIFPEGAAKQRGRFELAFSQIGAACIIGAGIGGATGLYRGIKATSLADQTGKLRRTQLINHVMKSGSSLANTFGIVSVMYSGFGVLLSWVRGTDDSLNTLAAATGTGMLFKSTTGLKKCALGGCIGLGIASVYCLWTNREALLELRHRNINPASTNKGIIEGFAFCN
- the LOC108000891 gene encoding mitochondrial import inner membrane translocase subunit Tim23 isoform X2; the encoded protein is MIDLRDENAKNTINGGKYSNLNIPVTSQQGLAPLSPYLNFDPAYLPPSQPEYIFPEGAAKQRGRFELAFSQIGAACIIGAGIGGATGLYRGIKATSLADQTGKLRRTQLINHVMKSGSSLANTFGIVSVMYSGFGVLLSWVRGTDDSLNTLAAATGTGMLFKSTTGLKKCALGGCIGLGIASVYCLWTNREALLELRHRNINPASK